From a single Aggregatilinea lenta genomic region:
- the meaB gene encoding methylmalonyl Co-A mutase-associated GTPase MeaB: MTAPHAALPPDFGALVEGVLAGNRRALARLITRVENRVPGADAAIAALYPHTGRAAIVGITGAPGTGKSTVVNALTRVFRARGQTVGIVAVDPTSPFSGGAVLGDRIRMSDHAGDAGVFIRSMATRGSLGGLSATTNDVTRILDAAGFDVVLIETVGAGQSEVDIARTAYTTIVVDAPGMGDDVQAIKAGILEIADILVVNKADRPGVENTVRALRAMLDLGHRMRAVPHHGQRLVQDDGRPPPAYDFWSIPILKTVAAENQGLDAVADAIVSHGEHLRESGQRQERERQRVEAELIDRLREALLARLLAAHSPGVLADVVDRMAARELDPGSAVAELLHG; encoded by the coding sequence ATGACGGCTCCGCACGCCGCCTTGCCGCCCGACTTCGGCGCGTTGGTAGAGGGCGTGCTGGCGGGCAACCGCCGCGCGCTGGCCCGCCTGATCACGCGCGTCGAAAACCGCGTGCCCGGCGCGGATGCGGCCATTGCTGCGCTGTATCCGCACACGGGCCGCGCGGCTATCGTCGGGATCACCGGCGCGCCCGGCACGGGTAAATCGACCGTGGTCAACGCGCTGACCCGCGTCTTCCGCGCGCGCGGGCAGACGGTCGGCATCGTCGCCGTGGACCCCACCAGCCCGTTCAGCGGCGGCGCAGTCCTGGGCGACCGCATCCGCATGAGCGATCACGCCGGGGATGCGGGGGTGTTCATCCGCAGCATGGCGACCCGAGGCAGTTTGGGCGGCCTCTCGGCGACGACCAACGATGTCACGCGTATCCTCGACGCGGCGGGCTTCGACGTCGTGTTGATCGAGACGGTCGGCGCGGGGCAGAGCGAAGTGGATATCGCGCGCACGGCGTATACCACCATCGTGGTGGACGCGCCCGGCATGGGCGACGACGTGCAGGCGATCAAAGCGGGCATCCTCGAAATTGCCGATATTCTGGTCGTGAACAAGGCCGATCGGCCCGGCGTGGAGAACACGGTCCGCGCGCTGCGGGCCATGCTTGACCTGGGGCACCGCATGCGTGCCGTGCCGCATCACGGCCAGCGCCTCGTGCAGGACGACGGCCGCCCGCCGCCCGCCTACGACTTCTGGAGCATACCGATCCTCAAAACGGTCGCGGCGGAGAATCAGGGCCTGGACGCGGTCGCGGACGCGATCGTGAGCCACGGCGAGCACCTGCGCGAGAGCGGCCAGCGCCAGGAACGCGAGCGGCAGCGCGTCGAGGCGGAACTGATCGACCGGCTGCGCGAGGCGCTGCTGGCCCGTCTGCTGGCGGCGCATTCACCCGGTGTGCTGGCAGACGTAGTCGATCGCATGGCCGCGCGCGAACTCGATCCCGGCAGCGCCGTCGCGGAGCTGCTGCATGGATAG
- a CDS encoding cobalamin B12-binding domain-containing protein: MSEQKIRVLIAKPGLDGHDRGAKVIARALRDAGMEVIYTGLRQTPEMIAEAALQEDVDVVGLSILSGAHMALVPRVIELLRAEGLDDVMVVIGGIIPDEDMSALAEMGVSAVFGPGTNTEAIVEHINGVFAA, encoded by the coding sequence ATGAGCGAACAAAAGATCCGCGTACTGATCGCCAAGCCCGGCCTGGATGGGCACGACCGGGGCGCGAAAGTCATCGCCCGCGCGCTGCGTGATGCGGGCATGGAAGTGATTTATACCGGCTTGCGCCAGACGCCCGAAATGATCGCGGAGGCCGCGCTGCAAGAAGACGTGGATGTGGTTGGCCTGTCGATCCTCAGCGGGGCACATATGGCGCTCGTGCCGCGCGTGATCGAGCTGCTGCGCGCGGAAGGGCTGGACGACGTGATGGTCGTGATCGGCGGGATCATCCCCGACGAGGACATGTCCGCCCTGGCGGAGATGGGCGTCAGCGCCGTGTTTGGCCCTGGCACGAATACCGAAGCCATCGTGGAGCACATCAACGGCGTGTTCGCGGCATGA
- a CDS encoding erythromycin esterase family protein: MRMWYKARLGLLVLALVGLPAMVARGQGPDETVDPAITAWLQANAIPFDTAEPGGSDADLMPIREIVGDARIVALGEATHGTHEFFAMKHRLIEFLIEEMGFTVFAMEANWLPMERINDYVQTGDGDPVELLAAQGFWVWNTQEVLDLIEWLRAFNVAHPDNPVQVTGFDAQDPLNPQEAVLAYLREVDPDAAALAEERYTCLPEIPQAFTSPQEFDAYLESMPSCTVDTEAVHNDIVQFRAGYEPTLGTDAYERALHSADLVVQAYRIFAPGSTLSTRDRYMAENVEWLIERNPDAKIILWAHNYHVFRSPDIYGRTMAGRLEENHGDEMVVFGFTFYQGVANSRKLSMVDDQVVWGSIEAFELPPAIAGSYEAAFHSTGLPRFILSFKGLELSGDARWLRNVHLMRQFGAGYYPDNAENYFGKTTLPIIFDAVIYFDDTTASQLIPMPGVEYAN, encoded by the coding sequence ATGCGAATGTGGTACAAGGCCCGGTTGGGGCTGCTCGTGCTGGCGCTGGTTGGGCTGCCGGCGATGGTCGCACGCGGGCAGGGGCCCGACGAGACGGTCGATCCGGCGATCACGGCGTGGCTGCAAGCGAACGCGATCCCGTTCGACACGGCGGAGCCGGGCGGCAGTGACGCGGACCTGATGCCAATCAGAGAGATCGTCGGGGATGCGCGCATCGTCGCGCTGGGCGAAGCAACGCACGGCACGCACGAGTTCTTCGCCATGAAGCACCGCCTGATCGAATTCCTGATCGAGGAAATGGGCTTCACCGTGTTCGCCATGGAGGCCAACTGGCTGCCGATGGAGCGCATCAATGACTACGTCCAGACGGGTGACGGCGACCCGGTGGAGCTGCTCGCCGCTCAGGGGTTTTGGGTCTGGAACACCCAGGAAGTGCTCGACCTGATCGAGTGGCTGCGGGCCTTCAACGTCGCGCACCCAGACAACCCCGTGCAAGTCACTGGATTCGACGCGCAAGACCCGCTCAACCCGCAAGAAGCCGTGCTGGCCTATTTGCGCGAGGTCGATCCCGACGCCGCTGCCCTGGCCGAGGAACGCTACACCTGTCTGCCGGAGATACCCCAGGCGTTTACCTCACCGCAGGAATTCGATGCGTACCTCGAGAGCATGCCCAGTTGCACTGTAGACACAGAGGCTGTCCATAATGACATCGTCCAGTTCCGGGCAGGCTACGAGCCGACGCTAGGTACGGACGCCTACGAACGCGCGCTGCACAGCGCCGATCTGGTCGTGCAGGCGTATCGCATCTTCGCGCCCGGCAGCACGCTGAGTACGCGCGACCGCTATATGGCCGAAAACGTGGAATGGCTTATCGAGCGTAATCCAGACGCCAAGATCATCCTGTGGGCGCACAACTACCACGTCTTTCGCAGCCCCGACATTTACGGGCGAACCATGGCGGGCCGGTTGGAAGAGAATCACGGCGACGAAATGGTCGTCTTCGGCTTCACGTTCTACCAGGGTGTGGCTAATTCGCGGAAACTCAGCATGGTCGATGACCAGGTAGTTTGGGGGTCGATCGAGGCGTTCGAACTGCCACCTGCCATCGCCGGAAGTTACGAGGCCGCGTTTCACAGCACCGGGCTGCCGCGTTTCATCCTGAGCTTCAAGGGGCTGGAGCTAAGCGGCGACGCGCGCTGGCTGCGCAACGTCCACTTGATGCGCCAATTTGGAGCCGGATACTATCCCGACAATGCGGAGAATTATTTTGGCAAAACGACGCTGCCGATCATCTTCGACGCGGTAATCTACTTCGATGACACCACGGCTTCGCAGTTGATCCCCATGCCGGGGGTGGAGTACGCAAATTGA
- a CDS encoding erythromycin esterase family protein, with protein MSYKALAVVVIVCLVGIAGAIVNDRKPEPRRTDPDITAWLQANAIAFDTAEPGGSDADLLPLKDAIGDARIVALGEPTPGVHEFFAVRQRLVELLVEDMGFTVLGLEIGFVPAEHLNAYLQTGDGDPADLVAAVAEWSWYTQEVLDLIAWLRAYNVAHPDQPVQIFGFNTLDVVEPRDAVLAYLREVDPGAAARAETHYSCLSNLPEGSSTSLIFELLPQAVNLSGCGDALQAVYDDMARFRARYEPTLGTDAYESALHSARVLVQAQDYLDTRVTMTTDRLRDRYMAENVEWLMAQQPDAKIILWAQNNRIARSRNGYGTTLAGRLEADHGDELYTIGFTFYQGAINTRTFDFDFTEIVWSPVGPVELPPAPLESHEATLHSAGLPRFILNFKGLDLTGDARWLRRLSAWRMIGEAYFPDYADNYTTTLILPTAFDAVIFFDEVTPSHLRHLLWVEYVD; from the coding sequence ATGTCGTACAAAGCGCTAGCGGTGGTGGTCATCGTGTGCCTAGTCGGGATCGCCGGGGCAATTGTGAACGATCGCAAGCCCGAACCCAGGCGGACCGATCCGGACATCACGGCGTGGCTGCAAGCGAACGCGATCGCGTTCGACACGGCGGAGCCGGGCGGCAGCGACGCGGACCTGCTGCCGCTCAAGGATGCCATCGGGGATGCACGCATCGTCGCGCTGGGGGAACCCACGCCCGGCGTGCACGAGTTCTTCGCCGTGCGGCAGCGGCTGGTCGAGCTGCTGGTCGAGGACATGGGCTTCACCGTGCTCGGCCTGGAAATCGGGTTTGTTCCGGCTGAGCACCTCAACGCATATCTCCAGACCGGCGACGGCGATCCGGCGGATCTGGTCGCCGCGGTCGCCGAATGGTCGTGGTACACGCAGGAAGTGCTCGACCTGATCGCGTGGCTGCGCGCCTACAACGTCGCCCACCCGGATCAGCCGGTGCAGATCTTCGGATTCAACACGCTGGACGTCGTGGAACCGCGCGACGCCGTGCTGGCCTACCTGCGCGAAGTCGATCCCGGCGCGGCGGCACGGGCCGAGACGCACTATAGCTGCCTGTCGAACCTGCCCGAAGGCTCCAGCACATCCTTGATTTTTGAGCTGCTCCCCCAGGCTGTGAACCTGTCCGGCTGCGGCGACGCGCTGCAGGCCGTCTACGACGACATGGCCCGGTTCCGGGCGCGCTACGAACCCACGCTGGGCACAGACGCCTATGAGAGCGCCCTGCACAGCGCCCGCGTGCTGGTCCAGGCGCAGGATTACCTCGACACCCGTGTCACGATGACAACCGATCGCCTGCGCGACCGCTACATGGCCGAAAACGTCGAATGGCTGATGGCGCAGCAGCCGGACGCGAAGATCATCCTCTGGGCGCAGAACAACCGCATCGCGCGCAGCCGGAACGGCTACGGGACCACCCTCGCCGGGCGGCTGGAAGCGGATCACGGAGACGAGTTGTACACCATCGGCTTCACGTTTTACCAGGGTGCGATCAACACGCGCACGTTCGATTTTGATTTCACCGAAATCGTTTGGAGTCCGGTAGGCCCGGTCGAACTGCCGCCCGCCCCCCTCGAAAGCCACGAGGCCACGCTCCACAGCGCCGGACTGCCGCGCTTCATCCTGAACTTCAAGGGGCTGGATCTGACCGGCGACGCGCGCTGGCTGCGCCGCCTCAGCGCGTGGCGCATGATCGGAGAAGCCTATTTCCCCGACTACGCGGATAACTACACCACCACGCTCATACTGCCCACGGCCTTCGACGCGGTGATCTTCTTCGACGAGGTCACGCCGTCGCACCTGCGCCATCTGCTGTGGGTCGAGTATGTGGACTGA
- a CDS encoding endo-1,3-alpha-glucanase family glycosylhydrolase, whose product MKKWFIMILLAALVIPFAPAQPTQTAEAQSGPMVLAYFYGWFNSGQWSAGELLDRPAEPYDSADAGVMSRQIGQAQSAGIDGFVMSWFGPGEPYTSGVFGTLLNQASSQGFHVAVDIDMGQGFLSTIEEAQGAVDHAIHNLGSHPAYLRYDGKPVIFFWNQQRFTPQQWAGVRNAVDPNHDSIWIAEGNALNYVGVFDGLNLYNIAWSGSPAGTNATWSSRVKGAGGIFVATAMPGFDESHLGRAEPVVRDRGNGSFFQASFSGAVASSPHMIIITSWNEFFENSHIEPSANFGTQYLDMARDMISQYKATGSVPAAPVAPAEGGEAAPQDSTIPPLAEGQPGAAPTIINLNIRQGPSTDTRVLGVASAPNVYPLTGKNADASWYKINYGAGEGWISAQYATVQGDINAVPVTE is encoded by the coding sequence ATGAAGAAGTGGTTTATCATGATTCTCCTGGCCGCCCTGGTGATCCCATTCGCGCCTGCCCAGCCGACCCAAACGGCTGAAGCGCAATCCGGCCCGATGGTGCTGGCCTACTTTTACGGGTGGTTCAACAGCGGGCAGTGGAGCGCGGGCGAGTTGCTCGACCGCCCGGCGGAACCCTACGATTCGGCAGACGCGGGCGTGATGTCGCGCCAGATCGGCCAGGCGCAATCAGCGGGCATCGACGGCTTCGTGATGAGCTGGTTCGGCCCCGGCGAGCCATATACCAGCGGCGTGTTTGGCACGCTGCTTAACCAGGCATCATCCCAGGGCTTCCACGTCGCGGTCGATATCGACATGGGGCAGGGCTTCCTGTCCACCATCGAAGAGGCGCAGGGCGCGGTCGATCACGCGATTCACAACCTGGGCAGCCACCCGGCTTACCTGCGCTACGACGGCAAGCCCGTCATCTTCTTCTGGAACCAGCAGCGCTTCACCCCGCAGCAGTGGGCGGGCGTGCGCAATGCCGTCGATCCGAACCACGACTCGATCTGGATCGCGGAAGGCAATGCGCTGAACTACGTCGGCGTGTTCGACGGCCTGAACCTGTACAACATCGCGTGGAGCGGCAGCCCGGCGGGCACCAACGCCACGTGGTCCTCGCGCGTCAAGGGCGCGGGCGGCATCTTCGTCGCCACGGCCATGCCGGGCTTCGACGAGTCGCACCTGGGCCGCGCCGAGCCGGTCGTGCGCGATCGCGGCAATGGCTCGTTCTTCCAGGCGAGCTTCAGCGGCGCGGTGGCGTCCAGCCCGCACATGATCATCATCACGAGCTGGAACGAGTTCTTCGAGAACAGCCACATCGAGCCGAGCGCGAACTTCGGCACGCAGTACCTCGACATGGCGCGCGACATGATCAGCCAGTACAAGGCGACCGGCTCCGTCCCGGCAGCGCCCGTCGCACCCGCCGAGGGTGGCGAGGCCGCGCCGCAGGACTCGACCATCCCGCCGCTGGCCGAGGGTCAGCCCGGCGCTGCCCCGACGATCATCAACCTGAACATCCGTCAGGGGCCGTCTACGGATACGCGCGTGCTGGGTGTAGCGTCCGCGCCGAACGTCTACCCGCTGACCGGCAAGAACGCCGACGCGTCGTGGTACAAGATCAATTACGGCGCTGGCGAGGGCTGGATCTCGGCGCAGTACGCGACCGTGCAGGGCGACATCAACGCCGTGCCGGTGACCGAGTAG
- a CDS encoding GAF domain-containing protein, producing MQAHVTFPRSREHLPGILLALAVLLVAAVLLIADAAAAWRWRDQPFLGVLPARDLTLDASQGLSDEAWPALDAGLQPGDRVIALDGVDLAALPIEERVGAFRDALNARNPGDTVSVVFRRDDVDARLASGVTCDALPGEEALVCTTNATLIALPDVDFAGYFGIGWLAAILVWGIGAALFIRQPSTLVIRLGAMLAAALAVVLAGWFDTHTTHRLVEAWLVACCLEAALLIAFGLVFPYRYAFLQRTPAWAWAPIVAGLALSAVGIALYHSAGSPSRQTPLFALGMLLVGLLALVGMSLLRRVRAASPLAHNQISIALLGLVPWLAAALVGFGWQAVAGELPPALILLNQALPVLLPLSMVYALSQSRPTEADRFVTQSVLYSVVIGVLVVAYWLIVTGLALLLDRTVLSTASSPLVIATTVFGIAVLFMPLRQAMQRLVDATYFRGRRAYQLLLERFAREVANAVTLHDVIALVQQYMTDALAPEHVTLFVRNVSLQAYRPEPDPVTGLPLTDVTFGFDSGLARALRDEASLIYLQEGRPLPLDVVSDRAKLALVGAPLIVRLKGQRALNGFLAIGQRRSGAAYTQEDLRFIENLSDQIALAVERAQVVDDLERRMRVQDVLSQVSRALNFAIDFDTLLELIYAQTSRVIDAPNFYIALRNPNVDELTYVFYNEGDERVLAKEGARWRMGLDLISEIARTQQTLRTDDFVRETLARDADAEITNTTLKAWMGVPLLADTGTGVLGVMVAANTASGVTFSDDQQDLFWDIANLAASAIDKLQLFNKTQQRARQLSAINEISSHLAAELGDVDRLLRMITESAVQILGTEAGSLLLVDEETNDLEFRVVVGGAGDDRTGTRIPAGIGLAGATVQRGAPIIVNDTLRDSRWYGDLHTAGDVARTEPGGNGSGSAAEAFRSHAILSVPLLVQGRAIGVLQTINKQDGSIFISEDADLLETFAGQAAIAIENARLFNMTDQQLALRVQELDTMQRIDQELNRTLNLNNVVDITMEWALRKSGATTGALFILDRERNVLRLVASYGYAEDSPFSMGGSLAYPADQGITGRVIRSGQPSLITDVSIDPDYRATLPGCVAQLIVPLFTANQVIGMIILESNREGVLDLLDLDFVARLAEHASPAIVNARLYQELERANQSKSEFVSFVAHELKNPMTSMKGYTDLLIKGVVGPVNEQQSDFLHTIFSNVARMETLVSDLNDLTKQETNNLRLEIAPVNLRAILLETLRAQQRAIDEKGQRLAVQVPEDLPLVRGDQNRLIQVMTNLVSNAHKYTPPNGRITLRAEVARNTWEPQGAPYVVHVSVQDTGIGLSEEDLHQLFVPYFRSENPKTREQPGTGLGLTITRGLIQMHGGRIWVDSELEVGSTFHFTVPLATEAEQAAAQGS from the coding sequence ATGCAAGCGCACGTCACATTTCCCCGGAGCCGGGAACACCTGCCCGGTATATTGCTGGCCCTGGCCGTGCTGCTGGTCGCGGCGGTCTTGCTGATCGCGGACGCGGCGGCGGCATGGCGTTGGCGGGATCAGCCCTTCCTGGGCGTTCTGCCCGCGCGTGACCTGACGCTGGACGCCAGCCAGGGCTTGTCCGACGAGGCGTGGCCCGCGCTGGATGCCGGACTGCAGCCGGGCGACCGGGTGATCGCGCTGGACGGCGTAGATCTGGCCGCGCTGCCGATCGAGGAGCGTGTGGGCGCGTTCCGGGACGCGCTGAACGCCCGTAATCCCGGCGACACCGTGTCTGTGGTCTTCCGCCGCGACGACGTGGACGCGCGCCTGGCGTCCGGCGTGACCTGCGATGCGCTGCCGGGCGAAGAGGCTCTGGTTTGCACCACGAACGCCACCCTGATCGCCCTGCCGGACGTGGACTTCGCCGGCTATTTCGGCATCGGCTGGCTCGCGGCGATCCTCGTATGGGGCATCGGCGCGGCGCTGTTCATCCGCCAGCCGTCCACGCTGGTGATCCGCCTCGGCGCGATGCTGGCGGCGGCGCTGGCCGTCGTGCTGGCCGGGTGGTTCGATACGCACACCACGCACCGGCTGGTCGAGGCGTGGCTGGTGGCGTGCTGCCTGGAAGCCGCCCTGCTGATCGCCTTCGGGCTGGTGTTCCCCTACCGCTACGCGTTCTTGCAGCGCACCCCGGCCTGGGCCTGGGCGCCCATCGTCGCCGGACTGGCGCTGAGCGCGGTCGGCATCGCGCTCTACCACTCGGCGGGCAGCCCGAGCCGCCAGACGCCGCTGTTCGCGCTGGGCATGCTGCTCGTCGGGTTGCTGGCGCTGGTGGGCATGTCGCTGCTGCGCCGCGTGCGCGCCGCCTCCCCGCTGGCCCACAACCAGATTTCCATCGCGCTGCTGGGGCTGGTCCCCTGGCTGGCGGCGGCGCTGGTTGGCTTTGGCTGGCAGGCCGTCGCAGGTGAGCTGCCGCCCGCGCTGATCCTGTTGAATCAGGCGCTGCCGGTGCTGCTGCCGCTGAGCATGGTCTACGCGCTGTCGCAGTCGCGCCCCACCGAGGCCGACCGCTTCGTGACGCAGAGCGTGCTGTACAGCGTGGTGATCGGCGTGCTGGTCGTCGCGTACTGGCTGATCGTCACCGGCCTCGCGCTGCTGCTGGACCGCACGGTGCTCAGCACGGCGTCCAGTCCGCTGGTGATCGCGACGACGGTGTTCGGCATCGCGGTGCTGTTCATGCCGCTGCGGCAGGCGATGCAGCGTCTTGTGGACGCGACCTACTTCCGGGGACGCCGCGCCTACCAGCTCCTGCTGGAACGCTTCGCGCGCGAAGTCGCCAACGCGGTGACGCTGCACGACGTGATCGCGCTGGTGCAGCAGTACATGACCGACGCGCTCGCACCGGAGCACGTCACGCTGTTCGTGCGCAACGTCAGCCTGCAAGCCTATCGCCCCGAACCGGACCCGGTCACCGGGCTGCCGCTGACCGACGTCACGTTCGGCTTCGACAGCGGGCTGGCGCGCGCCCTGCGCGACGAGGCCAGCCTGATCTATTTGCAGGAGGGCCGCCCGCTGCCGCTCGACGTGGTGAGCGACCGCGCCAAGCTGGCGCTGGTCGGCGCGCCGCTGATCGTGCGGCTGAAGGGCCAGCGCGCGCTGAACGGCTTTTTGGCGATCGGGCAGCGCCGCAGCGGCGCGGCATACACGCAGGAAGATCTGCGCTTCATCGAGAACCTCAGCGACCAGATCGCGCTGGCCGTCGAGCGCGCGCAGGTCGTGGACGACCTGGAACGGCGTATGCGCGTGCAGGACGTGCTCAGCCAGGTCAGCCGCGCGCTGAACTTCGCCATCGACTTCGACACGCTGCTGGAGCTGATCTACGCACAGACCAGCCGCGTGATCGACGCGCCCAACTTCTACATCGCGCTGCGCAATCCCAACGTGGACGAGCTGACCTACGTGTTCTACAACGAGGGCGACGAGCGCGTCCTGGCGAAAGAGGGCGCGCGCTGGCGTATGGGCCTGGACCTGATCAGTGAGATCGCGCGCACGCAGCAGACGCTGCGCACCGACGACTTCGTGCGCGAAACGCTCGCGCGCGACGCCGACGCCGAGATCACCAACACGACGCTGAAGGCGTGGATGGGCGTGCCGCTGCTGGCCGACACCGGGACCGGCGTGCTGGGCGTGATGGTCGCGGCCAACACTGCGTCGGGCGTCACCTTCAGCGACGACCAGCAGGACCTGTTCTGGGACATCGCCAACCTCGCGGCGAGCGCCATCGACAAGCTGCAACTGTTCAACAAGACGCAGCAGCGCGCGCGCCAGCTCAGCGCGATCAACGAGATTTCCAGCCACCTCGCCGCCGAGCTGGGCGACGTGGACCGCCTGCTGCGCATGATTACGGAGAGCGCGGTGCAGATCCTGGGCACCGAGGCGGGCAGCCTGCTGCTGGTAGACGAGGAAACGAACGACCTCGAATTCCGCGTGGTGGTGGGCGGCGCGGGCGACGACCGCACCGGCACACGCATCCCGGCGGGCATTGGGCTGGCCGGGGCCACCGTGCAGCGCGGCGCGCCGATCATCGTCAACGACACCCTGCGCGACTCGCGCTGGTACGGTGACCTGCACACGGCGGGTGACGTCGCCCGCACGGAACCGGGCGGCAATGGAAGCGGCAGCGCCGCCGAGGCGTTCCGCTCGCACGCGATCCTCTCCGTGCCGCTACTGGTTCAGGGCCGCGCCATCGGCGTGCTGCAAACGATCAACAAGCAGGACGGCAGCATTTTCATCAGCGAGGACGCCGACCTGCTCGAAACCTTCGCGGGACAGGCGGCCATCGCCATCGAAAACGCGCGCCTGTTCAACATGACCGACCAGCAGCTTGCCCTGCGCGTGCAGGAGCTGGACACGATGCAGCGCATCGACCAGGAGCTGAATCGCACGCTGAACCTGAACAACGTGGTGGACATCACGATGGAGTGGGCGCTGCGCAAGAGCGGCGCGACGACCGGGGCGCTGTTCATCCTCGACCGCGAGCGCAACGTGCTGCGGCTGGTAGCGTCCTACGGCTACGCGGAGGACAGCCCGTTCAGCATGGGCGGGTCGCTGGCCTACCCCGCCGACCAGGGCATCACCGGGCGCGTGATCCGCAGCGGCCAGCCCTCGCTGATCACTGACGTCTCGATCGATCCCGACTATCGCGCGACGCTGCCCGGCTGCGTGGCCCAGCTCATTGTGCCGCTGTTCACCGCCAATCAGGTGATCGGCATGATCATCCTGGAGAGCAACCGCGAGGGCGTGCTGGACCTGCTCGACCTCGACTTCGTCGCGCGCCTCGCCGAGCACGCCAGCCCGGCCATCGTCAACGCGCGGCTCTACCAGGAGCTTGAGCGCGCCAACCAGTCGAAGAGCGAGTTCGTGAGCTTCGTCGCACACGAGCTAAAAAACCCCATGACCAGCATGAAGGGCTACACCGACCTGCTGATCAAGGGTGTCGTCGGCCCGGTCAACGAGCAGCAGTCGGACTTCCTGCACACGATCTTCAGCAACGTGGCCCGTATGGAAACGCTGGTCAGCGACCTCAACGACCTGACCAAGCAGGAAACGAACAATCTGCGCCTGGAAATCGCGCCCGTCAACCTGCGGGCCATCCTGCTGGAAACGCTGCGCGCCCAGCAGCGTGCCATCGACGAGAAGGGGCAGCGCCTCGCCGTCCAGGTGCCGGAAGACCTGCCGCTGGTGCGCGGCGACCAGAACCGCCTGATCCAGGTGATGACCAACCTTGTGTCCAACGCGCACAAGTACACGCCGCCCAACGGGCGCATCACCCTCCGCGCGGAGGTGGCGCGCAACACCTGGGAGCCGCAGGGCGCGCCCTACGTGGTGCACGTCAGCGTGCAGGACACGGGCATTGGCCTCAGCGAAGAAGACCTGCACCAGCTCTTTGTGCCCTACTTCCGCAGCGAGAATCCCAAAACGCGCGAGCAGCCGGGCACGGGCCTGGGCCTGACCATCACGCGCGGCCTGATTCAGATGCACGGCGGACGCATCTGGGTGGACAGCGAGTTGGAGGTCGGCTCAACCTTCCATTTCACCGTGCCGCTGGCGACCGAAGCGGAGCAAGCCGCCGCGCAAGGATCGTAG
- a CDS encoding putative glycolipid-binding domain-containing protein translates to MERDVLWRALRAPGLEHLHVSMKSGGLTVTGLIIGVEDGSPFRIGYWVLTDAGGAVREVQVQDHLGRVPPVALFADGHGRWIDSDVGELPALDGCLDVDISATPFTNTLPIRRLHLLPGDSCAIHVAYVSVPELVVSREEQVYTCLANDLYRFESDDFQADIGVDADGLVVDYPGLFTRIWAG, encoded by the coding sequence ATGGAGCGTGACGTATTGTGGCGTGCACTGCGCGCACCGGGCCTGGAACATCTGCACGTGAGCATGAAGTCCGGCGGGCTGACAGTGACGGGGCTGATCATCGGCGTGGAAGACGGCTCTCCGTTCCGCATCGGGTACTGGGTGCTGACGGATGCGGGCGGCGCGGTGCGCGAGGTCCAGGTGCAGGATCACCTGGGCCGGGTCCCGCCGGTAGCCCTGTTTGCGGACGGGCATGGGCGGTGGATCGATTCGGACGTCGGCGAGCTTCCAGCGTTGGACGGCTGCCTTGACGTGGACATTTCCGCGACGCCGTTTACCAACACGCTGCCGATCCGCCGGCTGCACTTGCTGCCCGGCGACTCGTGCGCGATCCATGTCGCGTATGTGAGCGTGCCGGAGCTTGTCGTATCGCGCGAGGAGCAGGTATATACCTGCCTGGCGAACGACCTTTACCGCTTCGAGTCGGACGACTTTCAGGCGGACATTGGCGTCGATGCGGATGGGCTGGTGGTGGACTATCCGGGGCTGTTCACGCGCATCTGGGCCGGGTAG